One Leptodactylus fuscus isolate aLepFus1 chromosome 11, aLepFus1.hap2, whole genome shotgun sequence genomic window, TGAAGTTAAATAATAAGGCatactcattagagatgagcgagtagttgtttcgaatagcacgcatcccATAGCAATGAAAGGagccggctggcacgcagacaGGGCCGGCGTCCTGCTGTTTAAcaccctgtgtgccggctgcgtccattcattcctatgggtgcgtgctattcgaaactgccatttcgaatagtacttgctcatctctaatactcataTGTTCTTGGTGCACCGCTGTCCGTTCGGTCTTGTGTTCACGCATCATAGATTCTGGAGGTCTTCAGCCTTGcacgactgctgagaccaatcaatgGCGATGTACGTTACTGACATCACTTGTCCCTCTCCAGCGACCAATGAGGCTGCTGAATGGTGTCATGGTGGTCATGTGAGGCTGAGGACCACTACTGTGAGGCTGAGGACCACTACTGTGAGGCTGAGGACCACTACTGTGAGGCTGAGGACCACTACTGTGAGGCTGAGGACCACTACTGTGAGGCTGAGGACCACTAGCATGAGACTGAGTAGACAGCGCCAGATAACAAAATACTGAAGAACAGTGAGTCtgctttatatatataaatatatataaatatatatatagatatttttattttacagcttTCCTGCCATTCAATGGCTTCCTCCTATTTCTGCACAACTTCTCTAAGAGGAAAGTTTAGGACTGTTCGGTCGGGTAATGGCTGTGCATATACTATGGCAATAAGGAGAATTATCTGCTAAACTCTGTACTGGAGAGGGGAAGCGGAACGGTTGCTTTGCGTCCCTGTCGTGCGGGGAAGTTTTAGGAGGACGGACATAGGGGACGCgtttccccagtgctgtgagctgCTTCCCCGGCATGGAGCAGGCGCAACCCCCTGTTTACATCTACAGTCCCGAATACGTGCAGCTGTGCGACGATGTGCACACCAAAGTGCCGCGCCGGGTGAGTGTTATGGGTTAGGATCGGGCGGGAGGAACTGCAGATAGACAGTAATAGAGAGCAGAGCTGACAAATAATAGAGAGCAGAGCTGACAGGGCACGTCCGGCTTGTGGTGCCGGAGGCAGTGATGGTATATGAGAGGAGCTGCTGCTGAGGTAATGAAGGTATATGAGAGGAGCTGCTGCAGGAGGACTGTGATCAGCTGCTGAGGCAGTGATGGTATATGAGAGGAGCTGCTGCTGAGGCAGTGATAGTATATGAGAGGAGCTGCTGCAGGAGGACTGTGATCAGCTGCTGAGGCAGTGATGGTTTATGAGAGGAGCTGCTGCTCGTCACCTGGCCACACATTGTGCTGGTTACTGCTCAGGGTGTGGGGATCAGTGCTGGGGCACAGCAGGTACTTGGGGAGACTTCATACAGtagttctataatatatgagatTCTGGGAGGTTTAGGCACCACTTCCAGTGTCTCCCCTCCTGTGAGTGTTGGTGTTGGCCGCTACCTCTTCTGCACATTGGGCACTGTAGAGAGGTGTTCAGACCTCATCTTCTCCATGGAAGTACACATGCGCCATAATGCTTCAGCAAATGTTGGGCATCTTCAAGTTTAGgttcctaaggcctggttcacatctgcattctagtccgcttggggacccccttgaacggaatatcgaacacattaaaaagcagttagcttagaaaacacatggaccccatacacgataagggctagttcacacggggattccgcaTGTGCACATTCTGTCGCGGCTGCTGCAAcaggattaggctcaaatgaatgggcctagtccggagggtgctgtcgtgaggcggacgctGTGACTGAACCAGccactgaatccgcctgaagagagggcagctcgctagcggtctacatagacctctattgtgagagggtggattttgaggaggattccgcgccaaaatccgccccctcttaccccgtgtgaactagccctaatggccTCCGTGTGGTTTCCTCATGAAACGTGGAGAGACaagcgctgcttgcagtacttttctctacaTGAGTTAtgcagacaccacacggaaaaaaacacacggaccccattatagtctatggggtgcgtgtgGTTTCTAACCTactactttttaatgcgttcagtattctgtttgggggtccccatgcgaattgGGCCTAAGGATGGGGGCAGCGAATAGCCGAAGATTTGGACCCTGAGACCTGGCTGCGTAAGAACTGGCAATGTAGTGATCTCATCAGCTCAAATGTGCTGATAATTCTTCATTTGATTATTTGTATGAGATTTTGTGACCTCTCTGTTGTCGGATCCTGTAGCTGGGAACTTATTTCTGCCCTTTACTCTTGTGGTCACttagaaaataaaatgaaatgtgatatatggcagaggaTAACATTGACCCGGGTAGGTTTGTAATGCATACTGATCAGCATATTCATGTAtaggattttatatatatacagtatgtgtgtggctTGTAGCAATAATCATAGTGTCTGGTATCTTTTTACTCTTAGGCCAGCATGGTGCACTCTTTGATAGAAGCCTATGGACTGCTCAGGGATATGAGGTGAGATCCAATTCCAGGGGAGCCCTGGTTTACAGTAAAAGGACATCTCAGTAATTTGTGCTGTGAAAACTCTAAAGCATTTACTGGACCTGCCATAAAGGAGATCCCCAGGACTTGgtattgatggcttattcttcgtatatgtcatcagtatcagattgatgGAGTCTGACCCCAGGAACCTCCAATAATCAACTGATATCTGCACGGTGTACAGGGTGGGAAGCAGACAACTCTGtaaactgtgtagtggccatggtaTACATAGGTacagatatatatttttgatcactttatttcatttttggctattgagcaggggcgtaactaccggggtagtggttgccacagggcccgggacattagggagcccagCAACAGCTGCTACGGctgcgttttttaaaaaaaatagatcgTAACGGGCCCTACTTGCTTAACGATcctggtaagtgacgccacgggccccacaaacagtataataATTTGAGGCCCAGGACAGGTAATGGAACATagaaaatagtgttacttacctctccgggctccaagcaggcttcaggcctacttgtgtgacgtcccagatgtcacatgaccgggacctgcatccatatgcctcgcaacgcaggccccccggtcatatgaagatggccgacagcggcggAGAGTGCTGCGGAGTCGGCGATAGGTAAGTAATATATTTATACCccctaggtctccgattattatactctggggtctgaaaagaccccagagtataataattgttcatgggtggcctcaatggagcataatactgagtgcaggagccactatggggcataatactgtgtactggggccactgtggggcataatactgtgtgcaggggttactatgggacataatactgtgtacaggggccactatggggcatagtactgtgtgcagggaccactatggggcataatagtgtgcacagaGATGCAGGGGGGGATGGTAGTTGGTTGGCCGAGATCtttggcatgggggggggggggggaatttcaaaagttcgccacggggccccgtcattcctagttacgccactgctattgAGTTGAATGAAAAAAAACACCAATTCTGGCAATCACTGCAGGACTTGACCAATGACCATGCAATCACTTAATCTTTGATATAACTCCATTTAGGCATGTTATGTTATGTTTGAATGGGTctgaaaagtgtccgcccgtgagcgtcttctgccctctagttttttttaactggacacaaagtcagacatgcaggactttgtgtccagctaaaaaaaaaaaaaacagttttgctgcggAGGGCAGATGACACTCACTGGCGAACAGCgaatgccggtttccgtcttctgccgacagaaaacggaaacctgcataacggagatcgggcgctggtgtgaacccgcccttagccgcAGTGTACATTTTGACTTACAATGTTGGTTCATGTTTTTTTGGTAAGTTTTCATTATCTGACATGTTTTCTTAAGGGTTGTCAAACCTAAAGTCGCTACTATGGAGGAGATGGCGGCATTCCATACTGACTCCTACTTACAGCACCTCCGAAAAGTCAGTGAAGAAGGCGACAATGATGACCCTGAAACTGTGGAGTATGGACTAGGTGAGTAGAGCGCTAATGTGTAAGAGTAGTGAGATCTTTTACAATATCTGCATAATGTAATTTACAATCAACTCACTGGGGCTGTTTAATAAAAAACTGTCTTAGCAACCAATcatcgcacagcttacatatgaTATTCTGAAATATTAAAGCTGCATTGCTGTGGGCAACTAAGACTGTCTTTTCttgtattttaaagggagtctgttagcagCTAAAACGTTATTTAACCATCCCCGGTACCTTATAGTAGTGACCATAGTGCTATCATTTATTTGTAGAATGGCTTAATTTTGAAAATTCTTTTTATTCCTAAGCAAAGAAAGAAACAAGCATTAGTTATATTTATTtcccaatttttatttatttatgtttggtTTTGGCATAAAAACTGCTACAAACTTTgcagtttatttttgtttattttcattAATCTTTCAGGTTATGACTGTCCCATCACTGAAGGCGTCTATGACTATGCTGCTGCTGTAGGGGGAGCTACACTCACCGCAGCCGAACACCTAATGGAAGGCAAAGCCCGCATTGCCATTAACTGGCCAGGTGGTTGGCATCATGCTAAGAAGTAGGCATTGTGGGAGCCCTGGGTAAATCCAACTGGAATAAGTCTATTGTAAATATAAACTAGTGTTTTGTCACATCATGTGTTTGGGGTGCTAAATTTGGGTTTTCACTGACAATTAATTGTATGCAATGCAAGTATCAATAATTCCTCTCACATTTTTGCTTTTTGGGGGAAGGGCACAGTTATACGCATGCTGACTGATGGGTTTTTTAACTATAGCATGTAAACCAAGCAAGTCTTTATGTGTGCTTTCCTTTTCCTTAGAGATGAAGCCTCTGGATTTTGTTACCTAAATGATGCTGTTTTAGGCATTTTGAAACTGCGGCAAAAATTTGACAGAGTGCTGTACATCGATCTGGATTTACATCATGGAGATGGTAAAGAATCATTTGTAATGGTTCTAATACATTTCTATTTTTACATATTCGCAGAGCATTAACCTTTTTGTTGCCAGGACAATGTTCATATTTTTGGCTCACCAAACAGAACCTAAGACTTACAGTacttcttaaaaataaatggttACGCTGTGCAAAGTTCATAGATTTCACATATGTTCGGAACAATATTATCCGTGATTCCAGGTCAGATCAGTGATCCTAGTCAGAACAATGAATAGAGATAGGTGCAGGAGGTGAATCCTTcaagaaattaaagaaaaaaaacaaaaaaaaaacactaccgttacatagagatgagcgagtagtattcgatagaatactacggtattcgaaatactcgatcgagtaccactcgctgttcgaatgtaaaagtttgatgcagaaccagcattgattggccgaatgctatacagtcggccaatcaacgctagttcttctcctacttttagaagtcttctccgtgcagcttccccgcggcgtcttccggctcttcattcactctgccaggcatcgggcctgggcagagccgactgcgcatgtctgcttgtagtgcgggcatgcgcagtcggctctgcccaggcccgatgcctggcagagtgaattcagagccggaagacgccgcggggacgctgcacggagaagactgctcggaggatccagcccgaccctcactcgtggacttggtaagtataatttgatcgaacattacctatccctgaaacgagcattttccccccatagactataatagggtttgatattcgattcgagtagtcgattattgaggggctactcgaaacgaatatcaaacctcaaacattttactgttcgctcatctctaccattaAAGTGACACTTGGAGTGAAAATATCTGATTAGTAATGAGGTTTGTTTTTTTAGATAGATGAAATCCAGAGACATATTCAAGAGGGTAAATGTTTCCTCCTGCACTTGACTTCAAATGTGGCAAATAAATGTAAACGTGCTTTCAGGCAATCAGTCACATTGGACAAGCAGTCTGATCTCCCAGCATCATGTTATGGAGAGCAGATCGATAAATGGAAGCAGATttaggctggttgcagatgactgtgtattTTGCGATCTGCAAACTAGTACTTGGTGTTCCTTTTTTTGTGGACGGTGTCATCAGTGTGTCTTTAGTGCTTCTTCAGTATCAGTGCAGCATGTCCGCAAAAATAGACAGTgtgccatcagtatgtgatcctGGTTTGTGGAGCCACAAAAAACTCCAGAAAACTCAGGAGACCTCTAACGATATCTCTAGCTTGTCCGCAAAAATGGacagcacatgtatgacacactTTGTACCTCCGTGTGCTGTCCTAGGATTTTAGTGTCCCATATGCTTCTATGGGTGAATCCGTTCCGCAAACACTAaatagaataggacctgctctatattttgtggcACGGACTCTCAGCTCACACACAGATCAGTCGAAATCATGGCCGTGTACATGTGCCCATAAGagtgaatgggtcagtgtccTATCCAGGAATAACACGAGTAGCTCACTGATCTCTCCCATGGTAGTCTGCAAGAGGCTTTACTAATATAGTCCAAAAGTCAGGCAGTGCAAACTAGACAGCGGACCCCAAACAGAAGCCTGAACACAGATGTCAACCTAGCTTGAAattgcatcagatttatcatagttTCTAATGCTGAATGTTAATAGTCCAGAATTTAgttttcactctttttttttcGTGCATGGAGTATttggtgaacttttttttttcttttttttttaaatgtagattgtgagccccacatagagctcacaatgtacatttttccccatcagtatgtctttggaatatggggtgCAAACACAgagtgaacatacaaactccttgcagatgtttttttttcccttggcgggatttgaacaccaggactccagcgctgcaaggctacagtgctaaccactgagccaccatgcggcCCCCACTTTGGTGaacttttttgtaatatattttagaaACCTATTTTACTTCCTTTTCATAGAAAACAGATTCTAAAGTTCTCTCTAGCAAGCACTGGCAGGGAGCGCTGTCCTGTGTTCTGTGTGTATCGccagtatgtacagatgtagcattttGGCAAAGTGTGGGGTGTCACATCAAATAGCTGTATCTTGGGTTTCCTTCCTCCTACAAAACTTGTTAACTTTTATATGCTGCCAAGATTGTAGCTCtagctatgaaaaaaaaaattagagaacTCACTATCTAAAACAGTGatgattgtgagccttatatgtaACACTATACACTTTATCAAACAAAAAATGGTGAGTTTACTAATCTAGCCACAGCCCTCAGCAGCCAGGGCTCACAGTATTAAAACTGGCCCACCATATGCTGTCTTAATAAATTATCCCCAATGTGCCAACATGTTGTTACAGTTTCGGATCATGGTGTCACATTTTAAGTCTCATCCTCTTTCTGCAAGCCGCACTCCTTGCAGAATGGGTCAATCACTTAGTAAAATGTGGTGTTAGGCATGCGCaccccttttttttatttatgaattATTTTTGGCATGAATTGAACCAGAATTGTGGTGCATTTTCAAGAAGGAAATTTCCCCATACTGTTTTGAGAAGACAATCTGTATAATTCAGTACGTGATTgtgtagagatgggggggggtgTTATCGGTCATTATGTAGGACCACCCCTATGACTATTAATAGGGATTGAAAGACTACTGACAGGTCatgctgaatcttttcccacaaacctatatatcaatccgttcagctcctcctgctcgaTACCATACTACCTGCACAGCGTTTCCACAATGACAAATCCTTGTTTAGAGTACCAGCAACCTGATCCTTGTTTTCTTGATTCCATTGAGTGACTCCAAATTATTCATGATGGTGTTGTAGaactgatatgttttttttctttcaggaGTAGAAGATGCATTTAGTTTTACATCCAAGGTTGCGACCGTATCTTTGCACAAATTTTCTCCTGGCTTTTTTCCAGGTAGGTTGTTTATAATGGCATTCTAATTTTTtgtaacatagttacatagtagatgaggttggataaagaaatTAGtcaatcaagtccaacctataaccctacaatccctacagtgttcatccaggggaaggcaaaaaaaaccatgaggctcgtgccaattgccccatttcaggggaacaaATTACTTCCCGActccagtcagtataaaaaccctggatcaacgtgtccttaaaatctagaaaacaAATACcctgtatgtttttttgttttcctcaCTATGTTATTTTAGAATGCACATCTGCTGGTTCACCGTAGTTATACATGGTTATTCTGATGCTAAATAGCAAATTGCAGTtaaacattgcttttttttttttttttttttttccccccgcagcatttttcagtgggttttcagctgcagttttctctgcagtttttcttcccttattaaatctaaagGAAAACCACTTATGTTTTCACAGCTAAAATTGGCACCTCCGGGTGCTGAAATTTCTAGAAAGAAATGGAGCCAGAGGCAGCTGTGCACGTATTTGTGTAATAGGCCCAGAGCTGCATTCCCTGGGCATCACTGATATATACAGTGGCTGAGCTGCAGCTCtgtgcctattacttgaataagagcaaAGCTGTTTCAGGTATTGGCTGTCTCTGTAGTTTCCAGTGCCTTGACCcctccccaccaatcagatacttaTGACCTATCCAGCTGGtacatcatcagtatgaaaaatactAGTGGAGCCCAGAAAACATTTGTCTTTGGTGCATTCAACTTTACATTATTGTGATTGTCCTAAATATTGCTAATCTTGAAGTTTCAAATTGAGACGTATGAGGAAATATTTTAGTAACGACTATTACTCTATGATGTATGTTTTTGTCTTATTGCTGTTTTGACAGTTTTGTCACATTTTATATTTGGCTAAAGGATTCACAATGCTTGCATGGGTAAATCTtctatctaagggtgcattcacactactgatacgctgcctgattctgaacgttaaaacacgttcagaatcagcgcgtataaagcagttcccattcatttcaatgggagccggcatacgagcgctccccattaaaattaatgggctgcttttttcactatgagcagtcccattgaagtcaatgggaagtgctcgtgtgtacggctagctctgctcattctgagctgtacacgcaagcactgctcgtagtgaaaaaagcagcccattcatttcaatggggagcactcgtatgccagctcccattgaaatgaatgggaactgctttatacgcgctgattctgaacgtgttttaacgttcagaatcaggcagcgtatcagtagtgtgaatgcaccctaatagtgtcCTGGTTTCAATAAAATGTTCTGAAACTGACTGTTACCCTCTTTCACAAAAACAATCACTTTATTTCTGCCTCAACACTGGCTGCTAGTAATGCTTTTCTGCTTGCATGGCCATGAGCACCAGAAATAGTTTTTCCATGTATTGTTTTATGTTGTGTTGTGGCTGAATAATTTTTCCAACTAATGTGTTGTAGCCAGGACTCCATGTGGCGGAAATGccgcagataaaaaaaaataaaaattaaaaataaatgtggctttttacagtcacagcgaagtggatgggattctagcgaatcccatccccactttgcattaaaGTATGCGCTGTGTGCACGTTGTgacttccaaaaccattgcggttttgcaaatcatagcatgtcagttatacttgtGGAAACGCCAGCAATTTCCCCATAGCTATGGGTGAAACAGACAGTccccagaggaaaactctgcaaactctctatcaaaagcgctgcagaaagaaccgtgaTGGATTGTTgcagaggtttttcctgcagtgttcttTTTGCTGTAGgatgcaatgtggggtcttagccttaggggGTTTTCCAAGAGTTAAATAcccatgacctatccttaggctagATCATCAACATGTGCTCAGTAGATGCCTAAGACCTGagacagatcagctgcttgacaCCTCTCAGGTGAGCActagtgttgagccgatcttgacttttcaggatcgattttaaaatccgatttccgatcatttttcattcgaacccgatcccaatgcaagtcaatgggatttttttattaatcggagatcggattttaaaagcaatcctattcactatatagcatggaatctaagaattgttagaatccacgctgtgtagtgaatcactaagtagccagatgattttttttttttaatcctctggctacttagtcccccctggtgtccacttacctccagagatggctgctccggtgttctttgcctcgctgccgctccagctgcagtcgtcttctcccttcgctgccccctccctgccaggttaggagagtgtgggcgggttaggagagtgtgggcgggtactgggaggggagatgtcacgtctccccgccctgtacccacccacactctcctaacccgcccacactctcctaacctggcagggagggggcagcgaggcgaagaaggctgcagctggagcggcagcgaggcgaagaacacggagcagccatctctggaggtaagtagctactagagatgctactttagtctccatTAGAATGAAACGAGGCTGCCGGcgagcagggggttaaggctgtgtgccggctgcttccattcattcctatggaactgcagcggagccttcacactgagtatacactatacactcagtgtgaaggcattgtgggaaatactaccgatctcgattccacctaaaaagatcgtgttcggaattccgatcgcgatcgtgaaattttctcgatcgccgatcggaatccgatttttctccgaacacgatcactcaaccctagtgagcACCATTTCTACTTCAAAAGCCAATGACATCACAATCGTTTTTCATGTGGtctttttgcagctcagtccccatTCAAGTTGGCGCTAGTCAGAGTAGTTTAATTTGCTTAGAAGCTGCAGTTTTCACCCAAACCCTGTAGTATCGTCAAACAGGATCATTAATATTTCAAatccatatttaaaggggttatccagtttctagtatT contains:
- the HDAC8 gene encoding histone deacetylase 8 isoform X1 produces the protein MEQAQPPVYIYSPEYVQLCDDVHTKVPRRASMVHSLIEAYGLLRDMRVVKPKVATMEEMAAFHTDSYLQHLRKVSEEGDNDDPETVEYGLGYDCPITEGVYDYAAAVGGATLTAAEHLMEGKARIAINWPGGWHHAKKDEASGFCYLNDAVLGILKLRQKFDRVLYIDLDLHHGDGVEDAFSFTSKVATVSLHKFSPGFFPGTGDVSDIGLGKGRYYSVNVPLQDGITDDRYYQICEGVLKEVFTAFNPEAVVLQLGADTIAGDPMCSFNMTPQGIGKCLKYILQWQLPTLILGGGGYHLPNTARCWTYLTAEILGRTLSSEIPDHEFFTDYGPDYVLEITPSCRPDRNDAQKMQEILESIKGNLKRMV
- the HDAC8 gene encoding histone deacetylase 8 isoform X2 — translated: MEQAQPPVYIYSPEYVQLCDDVHTKVPRRASMVHSLIEAYGLLRDMRVVKPKVATMEEMAAFHTDSYLQHLRKVSEEGDNDDPETVEYGLGYDCPITEGVYDYAAAVGGATLTAAEHLMEGKARIAINWPGGWHHAKKDEASGFCYLNDAVLGILKLRQKFDRVLYIDLDLHHGDEDAFSFTSKVATVSLHKFSPGFFPGTGDVSDIGLGKGRYYSVNVPLQDGITDDRYYQICEGVLKEVFTAFNPEAVVLQLGADTIAGDPMCSFNMTPQGIGKCLKYILQWQLPTLILGGGGYHLPNTARCWTYLTAEILGRTLSSEIPDHEFFTDYGPDYVLEITPSCRPDRNDAQKMQEILESIKGNLKRMV
- the HDAC8 gene encoding histone deacetylase 8 isoform X3 → MEQAQPPVYIYSPEYVQLCDDVHTKVPRRASMVHSLIEAYGLLRDMRVVKPKVATMEEMAAFHTDSYLQHLRKVSEEGDNDDPETVEYGLGYDCPITEGVYDYAAAVGGATLTAAEHLMEGKARIAINWPGGWHHAKK